The Pseudofrankia inefficax genome window below encodes:
- a CDS encoding ABC transporter ATP-binding protein translates to MIRFESVTKRYPDGTVAVDALDLVAETGKITVLVGPSGCGKTTSLRMINRMIEPTSGRIWLDDRDTATIRSDQLRRGIGYVIQHAGLFPHRTVLDNITTVPRLLGRGRREARGQALELLERVGLPAAFAGRYPAQLSGGQQQRVGVARALAADPPVMLMDEPFSAVDPVVRGQLQDEFLRLQHELRKTIVLVTHDIDEAIRLGDQVAVLRVGGRLAQLAPPGELLASPADSFVAGFVGRDRGYRALGFTHAGELPLLDEPTVTVGAPLKSAPDLARDGWVLALDEERRPLGWLATSATAEVGAATATGEGTVDADKLNLGGTLTPEAGTLREALDAALSSPSGRGVVVHADGTFAGTVTASDVLVRIEQERAAPPGSPEQPAP, encoded by the coding sequence GTGATCCGTTTCGAGTCGGTGACCAAGCGGTACCCGGACGGCACCGTCGCGGTGGACGCCCTGGACCTTGTCGCCGAGACCGGCAAAATCACCGTACTCGTCGGCCCTTCCGGCTGCGGCAAGACGACCAGCCTGCGGATGATCAACAGGATGATCGAGCCGACCTCGGGCCGGATCTGGCTCGACGACCGGGACACCGCGACGATCAGGTCCGACCAGCTCCGCCGCGGCATCGGCTACGTGATCCAGCACGCCGGGCTGTTCCCGCATCGGACCGTCCTCGACAACATCACCACCGTTCCCCGCCTGCTCGGCCGCGGCCGCCGCGAGGCGCGCGGCCAGGCCCTGGAGCTGCTCGAACGGGTGGGCCTGCCAGCGGCGTTCGCGGGCCGGTACCCGGCCCAGCTGTCCGGCGGCCAGCAGCAGCGCGTCGGCGTCGCCCGAGCGCTCGCGGCCGACCCGCCGGTCATGCTGATGGACGAGCCGTTCTCGGCCGTCGACCCGGTGGTCCGCGGCCAGCTACAGGACGAGTTCCTCCGCCTGCAGCACGAGCTGCGCAAGACGATCGTGCTGGTCACCCACGACATCGACGAGGCGATCCGGCTCGGCGACCAGGTGGCCGTGCTGCGCGTCGGCGGCCGGCTCGCGCAGCTGGCCCCGCCGGGCGAACTGCTGGCCAGCCCGGCCGACTCGTTCGTCGCGGGCTTCGTCGGCCGCGACCGTGGCTACCGGGCCCTCGGGTTCACCCACGCAGGCGAGCTGCCGCTGCTGGACGAGCCAACGGTGACGGTCGGCGCCCCGCTCAAGTCGGCGCCCGACCTGGCCAGGGACGGCTGGGTTCTGGCACTCGACGAGGAGCGGCGCCCGCTGGGCTGGCTCGCCACTTCTGCGACAGCGGAGGTCGGCGCAGCCACCGCGACGGGCGAGGGCACGGTCGACGCGGACAAGCTGAACCTCGGCGGCACGCTCACCCCCGAGGCGGGAACGCTGCGCGAGGCGCTCGACGCGGCCCTTTCGTCGCCGAGCGGGCGGGGGGTCGTCGTCCACGCCGACGGCACCTTCGCCGGTACTGTCACCGCGTCCGACGTGCTGGTCCGGATCGAGCAGGAGCGCGCCGCCCCGCCCGGCTCACCCGAACAGCCGGCGCCATGA
- a CDS encoding DUF5926 family protein, producing the protein MARRTTTARPRTSAAGAPAAGAHAADVPQVGPREQCPCGSGRRYKACHGAKSRPAPVLRPFAGRVDEADLVALRELIPSATAPLTLHADHLAKHPEHADRKITLGTMLPQAAPALVRDTGEILVATQTLAPGLDPSADIAGALLAALAAEPGTVIATGPVSALTAVERLPEGLAGLPRLVDVLDPAPLTITVHAGFDWWLPPSEDGAGLSGEVASSLERANATVVPTARLSSVEAAYWTQPGDKRHLRWVLPFLEVEGVSDPDVARSRSEEQLLDALARLAAANALSAGEGSRFVGSFRADGLVVPVWDLAPDADADSCEAPAAALRKSMDEVLAERRPLTSEERRIRAGVVGRTLTLR; encoded by the coding sequence ATCGCTCGCCGAACCACCACAGCGCGTCCCCGAACCTCCGCCGCCGGGGCTCCAGCCGCCGGTGCCCACGCGGCCGACGTTCCGCAGGTTGGGCCGCGTGAGCAGTGCCCCTGCGGCTCCGGTCGTCGGTACAAGGCCTGCCACGGCGCCAAGTCGCGCCCGGCGCCGGTGCTGCGGCCGTTCGCGGGGCGGGTGGACGAGGCCGACCTGGTCGCGCTGCGCGAGCTGATCCCGAGCGCGACGGCGCCGCTGACGCTGCACGCCGACCACCTGGCCAAGCACCCCGAGCACGCCGACCGGAAGATCACGCTCGGCACCATGCTGCCGCAGGCCGCGCCGGCGCTGGTCCGGGACACCGGCGAGATCCTCGTCGCCACCCAGACCCTCGCGCCCGGCCTCGATCCGTCGGCGGACATCGCCGGCGCGCTGCTGGCGGCACTCGCCGCCGAGCCGGGCACGGTCATCGCGACCGGGCCGGTCTCCGCCCTGACCGCCGTCGAGCGGCTGCCCGAGGGGCTCGCCGGCCTGCCCAGGCTGGTCGACGTTCTCGACCCGGCGCCGCTGACGATCACCGTGCACGCCGGGTTCGACTGGTGGCTGCCGCCGTCCGAGGACGGGGCCGGCCTGTCCGGCGAGGTCGCGTCGAGCCTGGAGCGGGCGAACGCGACCGTCGTCCCGACCGCGCGGCTGAGCTCCGTCGAGGCCGCCTACTGGACCCAGCCGGGCGACAAGCGCCACCTGCGCTGGGTGCTGCCGTTCCTGGAGGTCGAGGGCGTCAGCGACCCGGACGTCGCCCGCTCCCGCTCCGAGGAGCAACTGCTCGACGCGCTGGCCCGGCTGGCCGCGGCGAACGCGTTGAGCGCCGGCGAGGGGTCGCGGTTCGTCGGCTCCTTCCGGGCCGACGGGCTGGTCGTCCCGGTCTGGGACCTGGCGCCCGACGCGGACGCGGACAGCTGCGAGGCGCCGGCCGCCGCGCTGCGCAAGTCCATGGACGAGGTGCTCGCCGAGCGCCGTCCGCTCACCAGCGAGGAGCGCCGCATCCGTGCCGGCGTCGTCGGCCGCACCCTGACGCTGCGCTAG
- a CDS encoding geranylgeranyl reductase family protein, with protein MREFDVVVIGAGPAGAAAARSAAVAGARVCLVERAELPRYKTCGGGLVGISRDHISGAGLDLAQLARAEVDALTITLDGRYRVTRRRRDGSPIIAMVMRPELDAALVDAARAAGVEVRTSTVVTGVRDDGPAGAVVEIRGGPDLRASVVVGADGTSSRAAGYVGVRCDQVDLGLEAEIKAPAHVAARWERRMLLDWGPVPGSYGWVFPKGDVLTVGVIGAREDGPALRSYYERFVAQLGLADLPRLHDSGHLTRVRADGSPVRRGRVLVAGDAAGLLDPWTREGISFALRSGRLAGSAAAAAAGGDQGALDAYPDRVDAVFGPEVTAGRTLLGLFTRRPEVMHGLMAGFPGAFGLFTRIIDGRSTVARQLARPGVTRTVAALSRQRNQRPDPGPAPTP; from the coding sequence ATGCGGGAGTTCGACGTCGTCGTGATCGGGGCCGGCCCGGCCGGCGCCGCCGCGGCCCGGTCGGCGGCGGTGGCCGGCGCTCGGGTGTGCCTGGTCGAGCGGGCTGAGCTGCCCCGGTACAAGACCTGCGGCGGTGGCCTGGTCGGGATCTCGCGTGACCACATCAGCGGCGCCGGGCTGGACCTCGCCCAGCTCGCCCGCGCCGAGGTCGACGCCCTGACGATCACGCTCGACGGCCGGTACAGGGTCACCCGGCGGCGCCGGGACGGCTCGCCGATCATCGCGATGGTCATGCGCCCCGAGCTCGACGCCGCCCTGGTCGACGCGGCCAGGGCCGCCGGCGTGGAGGTCCGGACGTCGACGGTCGTGACCGGTGTCCGCGACGACGGCCCGGCCGGCGCCGTCGTGGAGATCCGCGGCGGGCCGGACCTGCGGGCCTCGGTCGTCGTGGGCGCGGACGGCACGTCGTCGCGGGCCGCCGGCTACGTGGGGGTGCGCTGCGACCAGGTCGACCTCGGCCTGGAGGCGGAGATCAAGGCGCCCGCCCACGTCGCCGCCCGCTGGGAGCGCCGGATGCTGCTGGACTGGGGCCCGGTGCCCGGCTCGTACGGCTGGGTCTTCCCCAAGGGGGATGTGCTGACGGTCGGGGTGATCGGGGCCCGCGAGGACGGGCCGGCGCTGCGCTCCTACTACGAGCGGTTCGTCGCCCAGCTGGGCCTGGCCGACCTGCCACGCCTGCATGACTCGGGACACCTGACCCGGGTGCGTGCCGACGGCTCGCCGGTGCGCCGCGGCAGGGTGCTGGTCGCCGGCGACGCCGCGGGCCTGCTCGACCCCTGGACCAGGGAGGGCATCTCGTTCGCGCTGCGCTCCGGCCGGCTGGCCGGGTCGGCCGCCGCGGCGGCCGCGGGCGGCGACCAGGGGGCGCTCGACGCCTACCCGGACCGGGTCGACGCCGTGTTCGGCCCCGAGGTCACCGCCGGGCGGACCTTACTGGGGCTCTTCACCCGCCGCCCCGAGGTGATGCACGGGCTGATGGCCGGCTTCCCCGGCGCGTTCGGCCTGTTCACCCGCATCATCGACGGCCGCTCGACGGTCGCGCGCCAGCTCGCCCGCCCCGGCGTGACCAGGACCGTCGCGGCCCTCTCCCGCCAACGCAACCAACGTCCCGACCCTGGACCCGCGCCTACCCCGTAG